The following coding sequences are from one Oscarella lobularis chromosome 19, ooOscLobu1.1, whole genome shotgun sequence window:
- the LOC136198534 gene encoding glutamate receptor ionotropic, kainate 3-like isoform X3 — MSFVARLFGLLFLINSISADDADLLSEPFMEAIVRSVHEMNPTVQNITVVGKEKGCHEVSYELTNSMHLTPECLQRASFPAAATATTPVLAFKYSRTLVGMGHSVEGQLNVAKEIATQNGWQWLELWTDDASSQLPDFDVFVIRPLTTKTRWRRRESESDAIVVHCSTSTCFERLKSALSEWKGLNSWIFTEDVTKRLLLQNNPKTLFPLGVHLFGMTRSFSHNATIHEWLVNSFSKEILPTAMHLHDGLLLLSYLIEMNASDLTLQAIRNQAQKLDGLTAGGPIRFDSYLKGRTYDQYNIFSLSDTLNKAGVYNGGKLVMFSGKDPLKTYSRKRRDFVECQPVAPVNGSYHFRVVTIEEPPFLFYNKNSTPRYTGFLVDMMELLKKNMDATGFPFTYTFGLSPDGTYGDFHTTRRGVAEPGGLLGEIVHCRADLAVAPIMITANRQKHVDFTKPWMDSGLMLMSSKPHPITATYFAFLDPLSPRLWILAIVFIFVASLTLPLLQMITPSRLQETRDLHENRHGCFHYFRYKLYESVWFFFTTAMQQGSEGATFLPAKILIGIWYFFVMILVATYTANLAAFLTFQRIPNGISSIDDLAAQVQVPYGTVKGSAVESFFANSPIDTYHTMGMFMMNTPSAMVDNSSEGIRRAGAGILPTGEDYVFIWDAPTLQYLTTKRPCSTRVLGRSFNRHGYGIVMPKVFGRLVRCGRVR; from the exons ATGTCCTTCGTAGCAAGACTCTTTGGTCTTCTATTTCTTATCAACTCTATCTCTGCAG ATGACGCAGACCTCCTTTCCGAGCCTTTTATGGAAGCCATCGTCAGGAGTGTTCACGAGATGAATCCGACAGTGCAAAACATCACCGTCGTTGGCAAAGAGAAAGGCTGCCACGAAG TCTCTTACGAACTGACGAACTCTATGCATCTTACGCCTGAATGCTTGCAACGAGCATCTtttccggcggcggcgacggctacGACGCCTGTACTCGCATTCAAATACTCTCGCACGCTTGTCGGGATGGGACACTCTGTCGAGGGCCAATTGAACGTTGCGAAAGAAATAGCCACGCAGAACGGTTGGCAGTGGCTAGAACTGTGGACAGATG ATGCCTCTTCCCAACTTCCGGATTTTGACGTGTTTGTGATCCGACCTTTGACGACTAAAACGCGTTGGAGAAGACGTGAAAGTGAAAGTGATGCCATAGTGGTTCACTGTTCAACTAGCACCTGTTTTGAGAGATTAAAATCG GCTCTGTCGGAGTGGAAAGGTTTAAATTCTTGGATATTCACGGAAGATGTTACCAAAAGG cttttgcttcaaaacaaTCCTAAGACACTTTTTCCACTTGGTGTTCACCTCTTCGGAATGACAAGAAGCTTTTCTCACAATGCTACGATTCATGAATGGCTTgtcaattcgttttctaaGGAGATCTTG CCTACCGCTATGCATCTGCACGACGGACTTCTCCTACTAAGTTATCTTATTGAGATGAACGCATCAGACCTCACTCTCCAGGCTATCAGAAATCAAGCCCAAAAG CTTGATGGTCTAACTGCTGGGGGCCCCATTCGGTTTGACAGCTACCTCAAAGGCAGAACTTATGATCAATACAATATATTTAGTTTGAGCGACACTCTCAATAAG GCTGGTGTATACAATGGTGGTAAGCTCGTGATGTTCAGCGGTAAAGATCCACTCAAAACGTATTCGCGAAAGAGGCGAGACTTCGTGGAGTGCCAACCAGTAGCTCCAGTAAATGGCTCGTATCACTTTCGTGTTGTAACAATCGAG GAACCGCCGTTCTTGTTTTACAACAAGAACTCGACTCCCCGGTACACGGGATTTCTCGTGGACATGATGGAGCTGCTCAAAAAGAATATGGATGCAACGGGTTTTCCTTTCACATACACATTTGGACTTTCTCCCGACGGAACGTACGGAGATTTTCACACAACGAGGCGCGGGGTAGCAGAACCGGGAGGATTGTTAGGCGAAATTGTGCACTGC AGGGCCGATTTAGCTGTCGCACCCATAATGATCACGGCTAATCGTCAGAAGCACGTCGACTTCACGAAACCTTGGATGGACTCCGGACTCATGCTCATGTCTTCAAAGCCTCATCCGATAACTGCAACTTACTTTGCATTTCTCGATCCTTTGTCCCCTCGCCTGTGGATTCTTGCtatcgtcttcatcttcgtTGCCAGTCTAACTTTGCCTCTTCTCCAGATGATCACCCCATCGCGCTTGCAAGAGACTCGCGATCTTCATGAAAATCGTCACGGGTGTTTTCACTATTTTCGTTACAAACTATACGAATCGGTTTGGTTTTTCTTCACGACCGCAATGCAGCAGGGATCAGAGGGAGCCACGTTTCTTCCAGCTAAAATTCTTATCGGCATTTGGTATTTCTTCGTCATGATCCTCGTGGCAACGTACACAGCAAATTTGGCCGCTTTTCTCACTTTTCAACGCATTCCAAACGGTATATCATCTATCGACGACCTAGCAGCTCAGGTTCAGGTTCCCTACGGCACAGTGAAAGGCTCGGCCGTCGAGAGCTTCTTCGCCAATTCTCCAATTGACACTTACCACACGATGGGAATGTTTATGATGAATACACCCAGTGCGATGGTCGATAACAGTTCGGAGGGCATAAGGCGAGCTGGGGCAGGAATTCTACCCACAGGCGAAGATTACGTTTTCATCTGGGACGCGCCAACACTGCAATATCTTACCACCAAGAGACCGTGC